A DNA window from Nitrospirota bacterium contains the following coding sequences:
- a CDS encoding metal-dependent transcriptional regulator, whose protein sequence is MEKMEQERLEEALELLWVLEEEEKGGLKRLKGCSDDEGIDETIAELQKRGLITVDGENVEFTPEGREIARGVVRRHRLAERLFADVFEMKEEYIHEDACRMEHILSKELTDSVCTFLGHPPTCPHDKPIPRGECCKKYRVDVEPLVMRLADFEVGQRGRIVYIVPSDPSRLNRLNSIGINAGSKLKLLQKWPSVVVQVDETTVAIDIDIAKEIFVKKIT, encoded by the coding sequence ATGGAAAAGATGGAACAGGAAAGATTGGAAGAAGCGCTGGAACTCCTGTGGGTTCTTGAAGAAGAGGAAAAGGGTGGGCTCAAACGTCTCAAGGGTTGTTCTGATGATGAAGGGATAGATGAGACCATTGCTGAACTGCAGAAGAGGGGCCTCATCACCGTTGACGGGGAAAACGTGGAATTCACTCCCGAAGGCAGAGAGATTGCCAGGGGCGTGGTGCGGAGACACAGGCTTGCCGAGAGGCTTTTTGCGGATGTCTTTGAGATGAAAGAGGAATATATTCATGAGGATGCCTGCAGGATGGAACATATTCTTAGCAAGGAACTGACTGACAGCGTCTGTACCTTTCTTGGCCACCCCCCCACTTGTCCTCACGACAAGCCCATTCCAAGAGGGGAATGTTGCAAGAAATACAGGGTAGATGTGGAACCACTGGTTATGAGGCTTGCTGATTTTGAAGTGGGTCAAAGGGGCAGGATTGTCTATATCGTTCCTTCAGATCCTTCACGTCTTAACCGGTTGAATTCCATAGGCATAAATGCCGGTTCCAAATTAAAGCTCCTTCAGAAATGGCCGTCAGTGGTGGTTCAAGTTGATGAAACCACTGTTGCAATTGATATAGATATTGCTAAGGAGATATTTGTAAAGAAGATAACCTGA
- a CDS encoding MtrB/PioB family outer membrane beta-barrel protein: protein MMNIQPVIRNPDVARGLCFYQDITLRYLYVLVTFVVLTLLFPAPLRAEEDPDQTYSPRYSLGIGYSWSKLDGSQRVIEYQSGIKSPALRTGIEVYPLPHRFYLDFLSYEKDDLYLDTGYAYREILLSRLIMRELIHNLDHYKLPDSNPDEVKRKYEDRNTGETYQADTRISDFFLRLKTPDYPVHLYTRYFRYDKEGEIQQRFLIGTFNDMTVTSQGRQIDFRTEELIIGSNGHFGPVEIEYSHGEKKFIPNGNKVLADLYPATSIRPEDVYPHNQIPETRTSSDYIKVHSSYTGRITASASVGSVRQSNQDSSVKRDMILGAGQLSYIPMDELSFFLRFSYRNTDEDAPATTVLNGLSNELTYKVRPPLDVRRREVSLNIRARPLRGINLAGTYSVSRKDRSDTEEWLLANRDTTVNTLTLKVYGTLLKGVKFRTRYKYSDLKNPVYNTEPDQSHELNLYTSYSPFPGVLTVLTYNLKKDQRDHLRFVNTADDIVSEVGQRNNTTHNIFGLLMLTPGEKTSLTLGCGYYKNNLRQSLLYSTFLGDGSSSPGDPIIENGIPYSDESTSYSIGITHQINDRTDISADIGQTHSKGKFRTNNPLSEDIASFSMLKVTETDVSIRSSYAIINGFGIETLLGLRDYNDRIDDNNDGKFYQAILILTKRW, encoded by the coding sequence ATGATGAACATCCAACCAGTAATAAGGAACCCGGATGTAGCAAGGGGGTTATGCTTTTATCAGGATATCACCCTCCGTTATCTATATGTCCTTGTGACGTTTGTTGTCCTGACTTTACTCTTTCCGGCTCCTCTCAGGGCCGAAGAAGATCCGGACCAGACATACAGCCCCAGATACTCTCTCGGGATCGGTTATAGCTGGTCCAAACTTGACGGCTCTCAAAGGGTGATAGAATACCAGTCAGGGATCAAATCACCCGCCCTGAGGACAGGGATCGAGGTTTACCCACTGCCACACAGATTCTACCTCGATTTTCTCAGTTATGAAAAAGACGACCTGTACCTCGATACAGGCTATGCATACAGGGAGATTCTGCTCTCAAGGCTGATCATGAGAGAACTCATACATAATCTCGACCACTACAAACTCCCGGATTCCAATCCTGATGAAGTCAAGAGAAAATATGAGGATAGAAATACAGGAGAAACGTATCAGGCAGATACCAGGATAAGCGATTTTTTCTTAAGACTCAAGACCCCGGACTACCCGGTCCATCTCTATACAAGATACTTCAGATATGATAAGGAAGGCGAAATTCAACAGAGGTTTCTCATCGGGACCTTTAATGACATGACTGTAACGTCTCAGGGCAGGCAAATCGATTTCAGGACGGAAGAGTTGATTATAGGCTCCAATGGTCATTTTGGACCTGTAGAGATTGAGTACTCCCACGGAGAGAAAAAGTTTATTCCAAACGGAAACAAGGTTCTTGCAGACCTCTACCCTGCAACCAGTATCAGGCCTGAGGATGTCTATCCACACAACCAGATACCGGAAACACGCACATCCTCTGATTATATAAAGGTACATTCATCTTATACAGGGCGTATTACTGCCTCGGCATCAGTTGGCAGCGTCAGACAGTCAAATCAGGACAGCAGTGTAAAGAGGGATATGATTCTTGGTGCAGGCCAGCTAAGTTATATACCGATGGACGAACTATCATTCTTTCTCAGGTTCAGTTACAGGAATACGGACGAGGACGCTCCTGCAACTACCGTCCTCAATGGTCTCAGCAATGAGCTGACTTATAAAGTGCGTCCACCCCTGGATGTCAGGCGCAGGGAGGTCTCACTGAATATCAGGGCACGACCCTTAAGGGGCATTAATCTTGCGGGAACTTACTCTGTCAGCAGGAAAGACCGCTCTGATACAGAGGAGTGGTTGCTGGCTAACAGGGACACAACGGTAAACACTCTTACCCTTAAAGTCTACGGTACGTTATTGAAGGGAGTAAAGTTCAGGACCCGTTATAAATATAGTGACCTTAAGAATCCGGTCTATAACACAGAACCGGACCAGTCCCATGAGCTCAATCTCTATACAAGTTACTCTCCATTTCCTGGAGTATTGACCGTTCTGACTTATAACCTTAAAAAGGACCAGAGGGACCACCTCAGATTCGTTAACACCGCCGATGATATTGTATCCGAGGTGGGACAAAGAAATAATACCACCCATAATATATTCGGCCTCCTCATGCTCACTCCGGGAGAAAAGACATCCCTTACTCTGGGATGCGGATACTACAAAAATAATCTGAGACAGTCACTGCTGTACTCCACATTTTTAGGCGACGGCTCTTCCAGTCCCGGTGACCCCATTATAGAAAACGGCATTCCTTATAGTGACGAATCAACATCGTACTCTATCGGCATCACTCACCAGATCAACGACAGGACGGATATTTCTGCCGACATCGGACAAACACATTCAAAGGGGAAATTCCGGACCAACAATCCACTGTCTGAAGATATTGCCTCGTTCTCCATGCTCAAGGTAACAGAGACTGATGTCTCCATCAGGAGCAGCTATGCAATAATCAACGGCTTTGGTATAGAGACATTATTGGGCCTCAGAGACTATAATGACAGGATTGACGACAATAACGATGGTAAATTCTACCAGGCAATCCTGATTCTGACAAAGAGGTGGTAA
- a CDS encoding ribonuclease J yields MSEPLYIIPLGGVEEVGGLNMTVLQYGNDLIVVDAGLMFPEDEMLGIDFVIPDFTYLIENREKVRAVLITHGHEDHTGALPFLIRELGGSVPVYGTPLTLGLLKEKLSEHKVSAPLHTVKPRDTVKLGEFTVEFIRVTHSIVDGVGLGIYTPYGLIVHTGDFKIDPTPVDGELLDFHKFSEYGDRGTLLLMSDSTNAEKGGFTYSEKEVRRAFEDIFSAAPGRLIIATFASNIHRIQQVIDVALKYGRKIAICGKSMVSNAQIALDLGYLRLPAKTWLSLDDIRKLPDREVAIITTGSQGEPMSVLSRIATGEHKTIKIKPDDTVVLSAKVIPGNERSIGKIINHLFRRGANVIYEKVSEVHVSGHASKEELKLMLNLVRPKYFMPVHGEYRHLIYHSKLAEKLNIPKENIFIMQDGNVLEINGEGVKKNGKVHSGRIFIDGKGDIKDIVLRDRWRLAHDGIVLVIISMEKPSGRITSGPDIISRGFIFEEASTDLISEARRVVAETITGLDPEVLQDLTLLKARIRNTLKKHIYKTMNRRPMIVPIIFEI; encoded by the coding sequence GTGAGTGAGCCACTTTATATAATACCCTTGGGCGGAGTCGAAGAGGTCGGCGGGCTGAACATGACCGTCCTGCAATACGGCAATGACCTTATAGTCGTGGATGCTGGATTGATGTTTCCTGAAGACGAGATGCTCGGCATTGATTTCGTCATCCCTGACTTTACCTATCTTATAGAAAACCGGGAAAAGGTCAGGGCGGTGCTCATAACACATGGACACGAAGACCACACAGGAGCACTGCCTTTCCTCATCAGGGAACTCGGCGGTTCAGTGCCTGTATACGGCACCCCCCTTACACTTGGCCTTCTTAAGGAAAAGCTGTCCGAACACAAGGTTTCCGCTCCCCTCCATACCGTAAAACCCAGGGATACCGTTAAACTCGGTGAGTTCACCGTAGAGTTTATACGTGTAACTCACAGCATTGTTGATGGAGTGGGACTCGGAATCTACACCCCCTATGGACTGATCGTTCATACAGGTGATTTCAAGATTGACCCGACCCCCGTGGATGGCGAGCTGCTGGATTTCCACAAGTTTTCCGAATATGGCGACAGGGGGACATTGCTCCTGATGTCCGACAGTACAAATGCTGAAAAAGGCGGATTCACATATTCGGAAAAAGAGGTCCGAAGGGCCTTTGAAGACATATTTTCCGCTGCCCCCGGACGGCTCATTATTGCTACATTCGCCTCCAACATACACAGGATACAGCAGGTGATCGATGTGGCGTTAAAGTACGGAAGGAAGATAGCCATATGCGGTAAAAGCATGGTATCAAATGCACAGATAGCCCTCGACCTCGGGTATCTCAGGCTCCCGGCAAAGACATGGCTCAGCCTGGATGATATCCGAAAGCTGCCTGACCGGGAGGTTGCTATAATCACAACGGGCAGTCAGGGTGAACCCATGAGTGTTCTGTCAAGGATTGCAACAGGTGAACACAAGACCATCAAGATCAAGCCGGACGACACGGTTGTGCTCTCTGCAAAGGTAATACCCGGAAATGAGCGTTCCATAGGAAAGATTATAAACCACCTCTTTCGCAGGGGAGCAAATGTAATTTATGAAAAGGTCTCGGAGGTTCACGTCTCGGGACATGCATCAAAGGAAGAGCTGAAACTGATGCTCAACCTTGTAAGGCCCAAATACTTTATGCCTGTACACGGCGAGTACAGGCACCTTATCTATCACTCAAAATTAGCTGAGAAGCTGAATATACCTAAAGAGAATATATTTATAATGCAGGATGGCAATGTCCTTGAAATCAACGGTGAAGGGGTGAAAAAGAACGGAAAGGTTCATTCCGGCAGGATATTTATTGATGGAAAGGGAGATATTAAGGATATTGTGCTCAGGGACAGATGGAGGCTCGCCCATGACGGCATAGTCCTTGTAATCATATCAATGGAGAAACCATCGGGCCGCATCACCTCAGGCCCGGACATAATATCAAGAGGATTCATCTTCGAGGAGGCCTCAACAGACTTAATCTCCGAGGCGAGAAGAGTGGTTGCCGAGACAATAACAGGCCTTGATCCCGAAGTGCTCCAGGACCTTACACTTCTGAAGGCCAGGATAAGAAATACCCTGAAGAAGCATATTTACAAGACCATGAACCGGAGACCCATGATAGTGCCTATCATATTTGAAATATGA
- a CDS encoding phosphate/phosphite/phosphonate ABC transporter substrate-binding protein: MARFIAIAALLCLILFTQTLRANAEERELLIGLIPEQNIFKQIERYKPLAGYLSARTGITVRLTILSRYGDIIDRFVQRGLDGAFFGDLTGALAIEKLDIEPLVRPVNLDGSTYSYGYIIVRKDSGIRTVADMKGTVLAFVDRATVTGYLFPLSYFRSHGVKNLNDFFSEYYFTGSHDSSVYAVLDGRADIGCIKNTIYNNLVSRDPTIKSELRIIAKSPLMPESTLCLRKDLPEDMKKMIKEVLLTMDRNEEGRKILAKLRAKRFIEASVEDFKPVYEMLKTLGEDIETYQYRVR; this comes from the coding sequence ATGGCGAGATTTATTGCCATAGCTGCACTGCTCTGTTTGATCCTCTTCACTCAAACACTCAGGGCCAATGCAGAAGAGAGGGAACTGCTGATAGGACTCATCCCCGAGCAGAATATATTCAAACAGATAGAGAGATATAAACCCCTTGCCGGGTACCTTTCGGCAAGGACGGGGATAACGGTCAGGCTGACGATACTCAGCCGCTATGGTGACATTATAGACAGGTTTGTTCAGCGGGGACTGGACGGTGCTTTTTTTGGGGACCTGACAGGCGCCCTCGCCATCGAAAAACTCGATATAGAGCCGCTTGTGCGCCCTGTAAATTTAGACGGATCGACATACTCCTATGGTTATATAATCGTAAGGAAGGATAGCGGGATAAGGACTGTCGCCGATATGAAAGGAACGGTGTTGGCCTTTGTGGACAGGGCAACAGTGACAGGCTATCTTTTCCCTCTATCCTATTTCAGATCTCACGGGGTGAAAAACCTGAATGATTTCTTCTCGGAATACTACTTTACAGGCAGCCACGATTCCTCCGTCTATGCAGTACTTGATGGAAGGGCTGATATAGGCTGTATAAAAAATACCATTTACAATAATCTCGTCTCACGGGACCCAACGATCAAGAGTGAACTAAGAATCATCGCAAAATCTCCCCTTATGCCTGAAAGCACATTATGCCTGAGAAAAGACCTCCCGGAAGATATGAAGAAGATGATAAAAGAAGTGCTTCTGACAATGGACCGCAACGAAGAGGGGCGAAAGATTCTTGCAAAACTGCGGGCAAAGCGATTTATCGAGGCATCCGTTGAAGACTTCAAACCCGTTTATGAAATGCTGAAAACACTCGGAGAGGATATAGAAACATACCAGTACAGGGTCAGATGA
- a CDS encoding ABC transporter substrate binding protein, producing the protein MVFSGDLPFYREIHEELVRELFDKGYDQKIRFIVQRPNPDTLAWSNAIRKVIAYDASLIIVYGSGAARAALYESSSIPIIYAAVYEPERSGIKGKNIRGVGYKVPVSSIIRYLRKTGDIKKIGVLYSDAEPSTKTQYNDVKDVCKTLSLDVVEIPIKRPGEIGERLRLLSYDSLLLTSSALINKYFPDYILIFRKKSVPLVTVMDGLEEYSLITLSSDPRKQGAILAKNLIQFINNRDINSIKNTALLKNSLTFNMKLAIELGLDIPIELLTESDRVIK; encoded by the coding sequence GTGGTCTTCTCAGGCGACCTGCCCTTTTACAGGGAAATACACGAGGAACTCGTCAGGGAACTGTTTGATAAGGGCTACGACCAGAAAATTCGGTTTATTGTACAGAGACCCAACCCTGATACACTTGCGTGGAGCAATGCCATAAGAAAGGTAATCGCCTATGACGCCTCCCTCATAATCGTTTACGGTTCCGGAGCTGCCCGTGCTGCACTGTATGAATCTTCCTCCATTCCAATTATTTATGCTGCGGTATATGAACCTGAAAGGTCAGGTATAAAAGGAAAAAACATAAGAGGAGTTGGCTACAAGGTCCCTGTATCAAGCATCATCCGCTATCTGAGGAAGACCGGGGACATCAAAAAAATAGGGGTATTATACTCAGACGCTGAACCCAGCACCAAAACCCAGTACAACGATGTAAAGGATGTATGCAAAACTTTATCACTTGATGTTGTGGAAATACCTATAAAGAGGCCAGGCGAGATTGGTGAAAGGTTAAGGCTCTTATCCTATGACAGCCTCTTGCTTACAAGCAGTGCACTTATAAATAAATATTTTCCGGATTACATTCTGATCTTCAGAAAAAAGTCTGTTCCATTGGTCACAGTCATGGATGGACTTGAAGAATATTCTCTCATAACACTTTCCAGTGACCCCCGCAAGCAGGGTGCCATACTGGCAAAAAACCTCATCCAGTTCATAAACAACAGGGACATAAACAGCATTAAAAATACTGCCCTCTTAAAAAACTCCCTCACATTCAACATGAAACTCGCCATAGAACTTGGACTGGATATCCCTATAGAACTATTAACGGAATCAGACAGGGTGATAAAATAA
- a CDS encoding ATP-binding protein translates to MRKKITQYLLLIFLLFALSGGIAITALSQVTRDLKSLITLHKVEIIRQNLVINLQTVQTNLYTIGTSFGTDLDVIVDNVNSLDKAVTRCTGCHHSRALTRKLISLKRFTEKYKEALSAFITTTANPERVKRLQMVTADIGEMLLQNTREMAFITNQKLKEKSGTALRKVERIKQILLASLLGIMLTGGIIAVNLTSEILKPIRELSDAAREVASGNLGYTIDSSDTTEFGHLARVFNEMSLSLKEGHERNMNYMMRLSGLYRLTLSFHMVTNKQDIIREMVFGVAEIIRAEKVLVFLYDRERDRYASAFPAYGFTDSDVENWSYEPSFINSLYLKSNKRSIIILPEDHVTKQLLLRETDNIRNLAVIWLKQKGILTGFLMTINKEGADFVEEDIRLLSVIANNFSVAMDNAQLYRDLHTQMQKLKDTQEQLVQAAKLAAIGELAANIAHEINNPLTSVLGYAELMREEEDIESIMRDLEIIESESLRARDIVQQLLEFSKKWPLKISKVDINRLLKEVIDLISLNLKDSEINIIEDFSQIPQISADANQLKQVFLNLINNAVQSMPNGGTLSISTAKMDTSVMIEVSDTGTGIPDNVAQKIFEPFFTTKKDRGTGLGLPISYRIIKKHEGKIEVKKRVDKGTTFKVILPVRLSSLQISP, encoded by the coding sequence ATGCGCAAAAAAATAACGCAATATCTCTTACTCATCTTTCTGCTTTTCGCCCTCAGCGGAGGGATAGCAATTACGGCATTATCTCAGGTCACAAGAGACCTGAAGAGCCTTATAACCCTCCACAAGGTTGAGATTATACGCCAAAACCTCGTAATCAATCTGCAGACAGTACAGACCAACCTCTACACTATAGGGACATCTTTTGGTACTGACCTGGATGTAATCGTTGACAACGTCAACTCCCTTGATAAGGCGGTTACCAGATGCACGGGATGCCACCACAGCAGGGCCCTTACCAGAAAACTCATCAGTTTGAAGAGATTTACCGAGAAATACAAGGAAGCGCTCAGCGCCTTCATAACTACCACAGCAAACCCCGAAAGGGTAAAGAGACTCCAGATGGTAACAGCTGATATAGGAGAAATGCTGTTGCAGAACACACGGGAGATGGCCTTTATCACCAACCAGAAACTCAAGGAAAAGTCCGGAACGGCCTTGCGTAAAGTTGAACGCATAAAACAGATCCTCCTTGCGAGTCTCCTGGGTATAATGCTGACCGGAGGTATTATAGCAGTCAACCTTACAAGCGAGATACTCAAACCCATAAGGGAACTCTCCGATGCCGCAAGAGAGGTTGCCTCAGGTAACCTCGGTTATACCATAGATTCTTCCGACACCACTGAGTTTGGACATCTTGCCAGGGTATTCAATGAGATGAGCCTCTCTCTGAAAGAAGGCCATGAGAGGAATATGAACTACATGATGAGGCTAAGCGGATTATACAGACTGACCCTTTCCTTCCATATGGTAACCAATAAACAGGATATCATAAGGGAGATGGTATTTGGTGTTGCCGAGATCATCAGGGCGGAAAAAGTTCTTGTATTTTTGTATGACAGGGAGAGAGACAGGTATGCTTCGGCTTTTCCAGCCTATGGCTTTACTGACAGCGATGTTGAAAACTGGTCGTATGAGCCCTCTTTCATAAACAGTCTTTATCTCAAAAGCAATAAACGGTCCATAATCATCCTCCCCGAAGATCATGTAACAAAACAACTCCTGCTGAGAGAAACCGACAATATCCGCAACCTGGCTGTAATATGGCTGAAACAGAAAGGAATACTTACAGGTTTTCTGATGACCATCAATAAAGAGGGTGCAGACTTTGTTGAAGAAGACATACGGCTCCTCAGCGTAATTGCAAATAATTTCTCGGTTGCCATGGATAACGCCCAGTTGTACAGGGATCTGCACACCCAGATGCAAAAACTTAAGGATACACAGGAACAGCTTGTACAGGCGGCCAAACTTGCTGCTATCGGCGAACTTGCCGCCAATATTGCCCATGAAATCAATAATCCCCTGACAAGCGTACTCGGATATGCGGAACTCATGAGGGAGGAAGAGGATATTGAGAGCATCATGCGGGATCTTGAGATTATCGAATCCGAATCTCTCAGGGCAAGAGATATTGTCCAGCAGTTACTGGAATTCTCAAAAAAATGGCCTCTCAAAATCAGCAAGGTTGATATAAACAGGCTACTTAAAGAGGTAATCGACCTTATCTCTCTCAACCTCAAGGATTCCGAAATAAATATAATCGAGGACTTTTCGCAAATACCCCAGATAAGTGCAGATGCAAATCAGCTCAAGCAGGTATTCCTCAACCTGATCAACAACGCCGTACAGTCAATGCCGAATGGCGGCACTCTCAGCATCAGTACAGCAAAGATGGATACTTCAGTAATGATCGAGGTCTCTGACACAGGCACAGGCATTCCCGACAACGTAGCCCAGAAGATATTCGAACCCTTTTTTACAACCAAAAAGGACAGGGGGACAGGACTGGGGCTTCCCATAAGTTACAGGATAATCAAGAAACACGAAGGGAAAATAGAGGTTAAAAAGAGGGTGGATAAAGGGACAACCTTCAAGGTAATATTGCCGGTCAGGTTATCTTCTTTACAAATATCTCCTTAG
- a CDS encoding DmsE family decaheme c-type cytochrome, whose protein sequence is MKHRLSVIAVLLLGLTVLYACTELKRSKPLLPLNEYEKMIAGRLDAEYVGTETCLSACHDHDEIKAAFDASTMGAQLRRESGLPLVDCESCHGPGSLAIKGITSELVEENNKKGIRTECNYKTLIDINNLPAIAKNLICLKCHTGNATFNLHEWNAGIHAVNDVSCSDCHRIHEGPDLKVKPKDTATMCFKCHQDIMAYFKMPSHHPVPEGKVYCTDCHNPHGTTSEKLLRKSTVKEVCTRCHGEKEGPFLYEHADLTEDCLNCHTPHGSPNNNLLVVREPFLCLQCHQSHRINTATGEPKSIALKGFFFTRCTNCHSQIHGTDIPSPGGKGRFIQ, encoded by the coding sequence ATGAAACACCGGCTATCTGTTATAGCAGTCCTGTTACTCGGGCTGACTGTTCTGTATGCGTGCACTGAACTCAAGAGATCAAAACCCTTACTTCCGCTGAACGAATACGAAAAAATGATAGCCGGACGTCTTGATGCAGAATATGTGGGAACAGAGACCTGTCTTTCTGCCTGTCATGATCATGATGAAATCAAGGCCGCTTTTGATGCAAGCACAATGGGGGCACAACTCAGGAGAGAGTCAGGACTGCCCCTTGTTGACTGCGAATCCTGTCATGGTCCCGGAAGCCTGGCAATCAAGGGCATAACCAGTGAACTCGTTGAGGAAAACAACAAAAAGGGAATCAGGACGGAATGTAATTACAAGACACTGATCGACATTAATAACCTTCCGGCGATTGCAAAAAACCTTATATGTCTTAAATGTCATACTGGTAATGCCACCTTCAATCTCCATGAATGGAATGCCGGTATTCATGCAGTAAACGACGTTTCCTGCTCAGACTGTCACAGGATACACGAAGGCCCTGACCTGAAGGTAAAACCAAAGGATACAGCCACCATGTGTTTTAAATGTCATCAGGATATAATGGCCTACTTTAAGATGCCAAGCCATCATCCAGTACCTGAGGGTAAGGTCTACTGTACTGACTGTCATAACCCGCACGGTACAACATCGGAAAAGCTCCTGAGGAAGTCCACGGTTAAAGAGGTCTGCACGCGCTGCCATGGGGAGAAGGAAGGCCCCTTCCTGTACGAACATGCCGACCTGACAGAGGATTGCCTCAACTGCCACACTCCTCACGGCTCTCCGAACAATAACCTCCTTGTCGTGAGAGAACCGTTTCTGTGCCTTCAATGCCATCAGAGCCATAGAATAAATACTGCCACAGGTGAGCCTAAAAGCATTGCACTGAAAGGCTTCTTCTTTACCAGATGCACAAACTGTCATAGTCAGATACATGGCACGGACATACCATCACCGGGAGGCAAGGGAAGATTCATCCAATGA
- the gatA gene encoding Asp-tRNA(Asn)/Glu-tRNA(Gln) amidotransferase subunit GatA has product MELFRLGISEALDLLDKGEISSRDLLDSVFSRIEAVDNRVRAFLSLTRDRAYDRMEDLKGSEKRGLLSGIPLAIKDNICIKGIQTTCSSKILEGFIPPYESSVTERLLQSGYILLGKTNLDEFAMGSSTENSGYFVTHNPWDLERVPGGSSGGSAAAVAADVCLGAIGSDTGGSIRQPAAFCGVVGFKPTYGRVSRYGLVAFASSLDQIGPITKNVKDAALLLNVISGHDPRDSTSVPVEVPDFTAGLGREIRGLKIGVPKEYFIEGLDPEVEQCVKDAIGVLERLGAEIVEVSLPHTGYAVAAYYILATSEASSNLARFDGVKYGFRADGKDLIDMYMETRAQGFGPEVKRRIMLGTYALSAGYYDAYYKKAQQVRTLIKRDFEEAFKEVDVIVTPTSPTAAFKIGDKVSDPLQMYLSDIFTISINLAGVPAISIPCGYTPEGLPVGLQVIGKHFDEETVLRVSYAYEQSTDWHKKRPGL; this is encoded by the coding sequence TTGGAACTCTTCAGGCTTGGCATCTCTGAAGCACTGGATTTATTAGATAAGGGAGAAATATCTTCAAGGGATTTGCTCGACTCTGTATTCAGCAGGATTGAAGCCGTTGATAACAGGGTAAGGGCTTTCCTCTCTTTAACGAGGGACAGGGCATATGACCGGATGGAAGACCTGAAGGGATCTGAAAAAAGAGGCCTGCTTTCCGGTATTCCACTCGCTATAAAAGACAATATCTGCATAAAAGGGATTCAGACAACCTGTTCTTCAAAGATACTGGAGGGTTTTATTCCTCCCTATGAGAGTTCTGTGACCGAAAGGCTCCTCCAGAGCGGCTACATCCTCCTTGGCAAGACAAACCTTGACGAGTTTGCCATGGGCTCTTCCACTGAAAACTCAGGATATTTTGTAACACACAATCCCTGGGACCTGGAGCGGGTTCCTGGAGGGTCAAGCGGGGGGTCTGCTGCTGCTGTGGCGGCAGATGTGTGCCTGGGTGCCATTGGCTCTGATACCGGTGGCTCCATAAGGCAGCCCGCTGCCTTCTGTGGTGTGGTAGGGTTCAAGCCTACATATGGAAGGGTATCGCGCTACGGCCTTGTTGCCTTTGCATCGTCACTTGATCAGATCGGACCCATAACAAAAAACGTAAAGGACGCAGCCCTCCTTCTAAACGTCATCTCAGGCCATGACCCGAGGGACAGCACATCCGTACCTGTTGAGGTACCTGACTTTACAGCAGGACTTGGCCGTGAGATCAGGGGACTGAAGATCGGGGTGCCGAAGGAATATTTTATAGAAGGGCTTGACCCCGAAGTGGAGCAGTGTGTCAAGGACGCCATAGGAGTGCTTGAGCGGCTCGGGGCAGAGATTGTTGAGGTATCACTGCCACACACCGGGTATGCAGTTGCTGCTTATTATATCCTCGCCACATCTGAGGCAAGCTCAAATCTTGCCCGTTTTGACGGTGTGAAATATGGATTCAGGGCTGATGGTAAAGACCTGATTGATATGTATATGGAGACAAGGGCTCAGGGTTTCGGCCCTGAAGTGAAACGGAGGATAATGCTCGGCACTTACGCCCTCTCAGCCGGGTACTACGATGCCTATTACAAAAAAGCCCAGCAGGTGAGGACACTTATAAAGAGGGACTTTGAAGAGGCGTTTAAAGAGGTTGATGTCATAGTCACGCCTACAAGTCCCACTGCTGCTTTCAAAATTGGCGACAAGGTCTCGGACCCATTACAGATGTACCTCAGTGATATCTTTACCATATCCATTAATCTTGCAGGTGTTCCTGCAATATCCATCCCCTGCGGATATACACCTGAAGGCCTTCCCGTCGGGCTTCAGGTTATCGGGAAACATTTTGATGAGGAGACTGTCTTGAGGGTTTCATATGCCTATGAGCAGTCAACAGACTGGCATAAGAAGAGGCCGGGACTGTAA